A single bacterium DNA region contains:
- a CDS encoding VWA domain-containing protein: MVRWRRIIEILLLMGVAAPGASAGDWLRVRSPAADVPVQTVGLFEVAGQAGTRGRAGFDLVVAIDLSDSTLEPSGADLDGDGDGEGGQTDSDWLAALERRGNLPPRLRVRLGDGLDLEDSILAAELEATGALIERLDPRRFRVGLIVFSDEARWAAPLGSTPVALRRALAEIRVTAPEHLRGTNLAGAVELATLALAPDDAPAPVREQIIVLLTDGRPTLPIRDGPDVRAMLAAREAGMRGIRVHPFAVGPKAIEAEAILGEMANWSEGQLHRVESPADVAGLLRRLDLVDLASIEIHNATTGVPARAVRTFPDGSFDGLVQLVEGPNRVLVRAHHRDGRERVVERTVVLHSGAVEVELQERRLEALRERTRELVMWAEIERMRRASQRRLDIRVEEDPDSERKY, from the coding sequence ATGGTCCGTTGGCGTCGTATCATCGAGATCCTGCTGCTCATGGGCGTGGCGGCGCCCGGGGCTTCGGCCGGCGATTGGCTTCGCGTGCGATCGCCGGCGGCCGATGTGCCGGTCCAAACGGTTGGGTTGTTCGAGGTTGCAGGACAAGCGGGTACGCGGGGTCGGGCAGGCTTCGACCTGGTCGTGGCGATCGACCTTTCGGATAGCACCCTCGAACCGAGTGGTGCGGATCTGGACGGGGACGGGGACGGCGAAGGCGGTCAGACCGATTCGGATTGGCTGGCGGCTCTCGAGCGGCGCGGCAATCTACCCCCGCGGTTGAGGGTCCGACTGGGTGACGGACTCGACCTGGAGGATTCGATTCTTGCTGCGGAGCTGGAGGCCACTGGCGCCCTGATCGAACGGCTCGACCCACGACGCTTCCGGGTCGGCCTGATCGTGTTCTCGGACGAGGCTCGCTGGGCGGCGCCGCTTGGATCGACCCCGGTAGCGCTGCGCCGCGCCCTTGCCGAAATCCGGGTCACGGCACCGGAGCATCTCCGAGGAACGAATCTGGCGGGGGCGGTCGAGCTGGCGACCCTGGCTCTGGCGCCCGACGACGCACCGGCTCCGGTGCGCGAGCAGATCATCGTCTTGCTGACGGATGGACGCCCGACCTTGCCGATCCGGGATGGGCCTGACGTTCGCGCGATGCTCGCCGCGCGGGAAGCGGGCATGCGCGGTATTCGGGTCCATCCGTTCGCGGTGGGCCCCAAGGCCATCGAGGCCGAGGCGATTCTCGGGGAGATGGCGAATTGGAGCGAGGGCCAGTTGCATCGGGTCGAGTCACCGGCCGATGTGGCGGGCCTGCTGCGGCGCCTCGATCTGGTGGATCTCGCCTCGATCGAAATCCACAACGCGACCACCGGCGTTCCGGCGCGGGCCGTGAGGACGTTCCCGGACGGGAGTTTCGACGGCCTCGTCCAGCTGGTCGAGGGACCGAACCGCGTGCTCGTCCGGGCCCACCATCGGGATGGGCGAGAACGGGTCGTCGAACGGACGGTCGTCCTGCACTCTGGCGCCGTCGAAGTGGAGCTCCAGGAGCGTCGCCTCGAGGCCCTTCGAGAGCGGACTCGCGAGCTGGTGATGTGGGCGGAGATCGAGCGCATGCGGCGCGCGAGTCAGCGCAGGCTGGATATCCGGGTGGAAGAAGACCCAGATTCCGAGCGCAAATACTGA